From a single Paraburkholderia sp. D15 genomic region:
- a CDS encoding DJ-1/PfpI family protein has product MAAKKILFLTGDFAEDYETMVPFQALQAVGHIVDAVCPNKKAGDRIKTAIHDFEGDQTYTEKPGHQFTLNASFDDADPRQYDALAIAGGRAPEYLRLDPKVIEIVRQFAEAGKPIAAICHAAQLLAAADVIRGKRISAYPACAPEVKLAGGDYADIPVDAAVTDANFVTAPAWPAHPEWLRQFLVLLGTRIEL; this is encoded by the coding sequence ATGGCAGCAAAGAAGATCCTGTTCCTGACCGGCGACTTCGCCGAGGATTACGAAACGATGGTGCCATTCCAGGCACTGCAGGCAGTCGGCCATATCGTCGATGCCGTGTGTCCGAACAAGAAGGCCGGCGACCGCATCAAGACGGCGATTCACGATTTCGAAGGCGACCAGACTTACACCGAGAAGCCGGGTCATCAATTCACGCTGAACGCCTCGTTCGACGACGCCGATCCGCGTCAGTACGACGCGCTGGCGATCGCGGGCGGCCGCGCGCCGGAGTATCTGCGGCTCGACCCGAAGGTGATCGAGATCGTCCGGCAATTCGCCGAAGCCGGCAAGCCGATCGCCGCGATCTGCCACGCCGCGCAACTGCTGGCCGCCGCCGATGTGATCCGCGGCAAGCGCATCTCCGCTTATCCGGCCTGCGCGCCCGAGGTGAAACTGGCCGGCGGCGACTATGCGGACATTCCGGTCGATGCCGCCGTCACCGACGCGAATTTCGTCACCGCACCGGCATGGCCCGCGCATCCGGAATGGCTGCGGCAGTTCCTCGTGCTGCTGGGCACACGCATCGAACTCTGA
- a CDS encoding amino acid racemase: MTAAQTRAGRKFGVVGGLGPLAGADVFFKLIKSLSATCEAEHADVIVEQHPFGTAGSRAEASTGRMLYIFDMIRGFEKRGVTTVLLPCFVSHTFIDELKANSPLQIVDMMEGIRRHVRRRFPAVRRIGVLASEYIQRRGLFETYFTSPGFDVMYPRLREGVDLVAEAVYGPDGLKSGCLSGRPVELLRVACDDLISQGADIIVPGLTEIALVAESMGPLTVPLLDSNLAYAQYAVSGRYALPETPFKVGVVGGVGPAATVDFIEKVVRNTPAARDQDHIKLLVEQNPQIPDRTESLIGDGADPTLSLYATCKKLEHGDADIIAIPCNTAHAFVDRIQPYLRIPIVNMLTVTVRHLRETFPAMRCVGVLATSGTVESGVYAKALASQGLEQVVPSPPLQARVMEAIYGKEGVKAGFTTGQCQSDIAAAMEELIARGVDVVILGCTELPLLLPQPTYAGANGASVRLVDPTDVLARRCVAYATARAEPHHA, translated from the coding sequence ATGACCGCAGCGCAGACCAGGGCCGGGCGGAAGTTCGGCGTAGTCGGCGGTCTTGGGCCGCTGGCGGGCGCGGACGTTTTCTTCAAGCTGATCAAGTCGCTGTCGGCCACCTGCGAGGCTGAGCATGCCGACGTGATCGTCGAACAGCACCCGTTCGGCACGGCAGGTTCGAGGGCGGAAGCGTCCACCGGGCGGATGCTGTACATCTTCGACATGATTCGCGGCTTCGAGAAACGAGGCGTGACGACGGTGCTGCTCCCGTGCTTCGTCAGCCATACCTTCATCGACGAATTGAAGGCCAATTCGCCGCTGCAGATCGTCGACATGATGGAGGGAATCCGGCGCCATGTACGGCGTCGTTTCCCGGCCGTCCGTCGAATCGGCGTGCTCGCGTCTGAGTACATACAGCGCCGGGGGCTGTTCGAGACGTACTTCACGTCACCCGGTTTTGACGTCATGTATCCGCGGTTGCGGGAGGGCGTCGACCTCGTCGCCGAGGCGGTTTATGGGCCTGACGGGCTAAAGAGCGGTTGCCTGAGCGGCCGGCCGGTCGAACTCCTGCGTGTCGCGTGTGATGACCTGATCTCGCAAGGGGCCGACATCATCGTTCCGGGGCTGACCGAGATCGCGCTGGTCGCGGAAAGTATGGGCCCGTTGACGGTGCCGTTGCTGGACTCGAACCTGGCTTATGCGCAGTACGCGGTATCCGGCCGGTATGCGTTGCCGGAGACGCCGTTCAAGGTCGGTGTGGTCGGCGGTGTCGGGCCGGCCGCAACCGTCGATTTCATCGAAAAGGTGGTGCGCAATACGCCCGCGGCGAGAGACCAGGACCATATCAAACTGCTGGTCGAGCAGAACCCGCAGATTCCCGATCGAACCGAGAGCCTGATCGGCGATGGAGCGGACCCAACCCTTTCGCTCTATGCGACGTGCAAGAAGCTCGAACATGGCGACGCGGACATCATCGCCATTCCGTGTAATACCGCGCATGCGTTCGTCGACCGCATCCAGCCGTATCTGCGCATTCCGATCGTGAATATGCTGACCGTGACGGTGCGCCATCTGCGCGAGACTTTTCCCGCGATGCGTTGCGTCGGCGTGCTGGCGACGTCCGGCACGGTCGAGAGCGGGGTCTACGCGAAAGCGCTGGCGTCGCAAGGGTTGGAGCAGGTGGTGCCGAGTCCGCCCCTGCAGGCGCGAGTGATGGAGGCGATCTACGGGAAGGAGGGCGTCAAGGCCGGCTTCACGACTGGTCAGTGCCAATCCGATATCGCCGCGGCGATGGAGGAACTCATCGCGCGAGGCGTGGATGTCGTCATTCTCGGCTGCACGGAATTGCCGCTGCTGCTGCCTCAGCCGACCTATGCCGGTGCGAACGGCGCATCGGTTCGTCTGGTGGACCCGACCGATGTGCTCGCGAGACGGTGCGTGGCGTACGCCACCGCGCGAGCGGAACCGCATCACGCGTGA
- a CDS encoding sensor histidine kinase gives MRLTTKGLLLIAIPALFELALLSGLVKAQSDAAEAERWAIHSEDVLRQTTAILDPVLGESVALRGAVLAGDSRFVTPVTVWMDVDRRIDRLAELVADNPAQVERVVQVRQAAQAYRQWSDRVQDLLHSGRRRDVLDRFRNLAPADVLDRFRQQVAAFQAEERRLDTQRSNAAEAAHERQQTLVVAAVLGSLLFVALAVWLFTRGVRGRLALLSDNAGRLAGNEPLAPIAPGHDEIARLDLTLHETSRRLLEAERIQARFQADLARRTDELARINETLRQQTQENEMFIYSVSHDLRAPLVNLQGFSKELIRACDELRAAVRESSLSVPTRERIERVVDEDIGEALHYLQTAVLRASHIIDALLRLSRVGRVEYRQQKVEVADIVPRVVDAMQGSIRAKQAHVTINELPAVWGDPTALEQVFANLIGNAVNYLDPAREGRIEIGTTAAPPGVHSLRIFYVRDNGLGIPAVALPRLFNAFQRLHGNSTAGEGIGLALVRRMVERHGGRVWAESKEGVGTTFYLSLPEAEGRVAQPVEPRSAPAAPPGIHLIRDARERPADLAGRDRPDRQAALNGGATTRVAEARTGIGAG, from the coding sequence ATGAGACTGACCACCAAAGGCCTGTTGCTGATCGCAATTCCGGCCCTCTTCGAACTCGCGCTGCTGTCCGGGCTGGTCAAGGCGCAGTCCGACGCGGCGGAGGCGGAGCGCTGGGCGATCCACAGCGAAGACGTGCTGCGCCAGACCACCGCGATTCTCGATCCGGTGCTGGGCGAATCCGTCGCGCTGCGCGGCGCGGTGCTCGCCGGCGACAGCCGTTTCGTCACGCCGGTCACGGTGTGGATGGATGTCGATCGTCGTATCGACCGGCTGGCCGAACTGGTCGCCGACAATCCCGCGCAGGTCGAACGTGTGGTGCAGGTGCGCCAGGCGGCGCAGGCGTACCGGCAATGGTCGGACCGGGTGCAGGACCTGCTGCATTCGGGCCGGCGCCGCGACGTGCTCGACCGCTTCCGCAATCTCGCCCCTGCCGACGTGCTTGATCGTTTCAGGCAGCAGGTGGCCGCCTTCCAGGCGGAGGAGCGCCGCCTCGACACGCAGCGTTCGAACGCCGCCGAAGCCGCGCACGAGCGCCAGCAGACCCTCGTGGTCGCGGCCGTGCTCGGCTCGCTGCTGTTCGTCGCGCTGGCCGTGTGGCTGTTCACGCGCGGCGTGCGCGGCCGGCTCGCGCTGCTCTCCGATAACGCCGGCCGGCTTGCCGGCAACGAGCCGCTGGCGCCGATCGCGCCCGGCCATGACGAGATCGCCCGGCTCGACCTGACCTTGCACGAGACGAGCCGTCGTCTGCTCGAAGCCGAGCGCATCCAGGCGCGCTTTCAGGCGGACCTCGCGCGCCGCACCGACGAACTCGCGCGCATCAACGAGACGTTGCGGCAGCAGACCCAGGAAAACGAAATGTTCATCTACAGCGTGTCGCACGATCTGCGCGCGCCGCTGGTGAACCTGCAGGGTTTCTCGAAGGAGCTGATCCGCGCCTGCGACGAACTGCGCGCGGCGGTGCGCGAATCGTCGCTGTCGGTGCCGACGCGCGAGCGCATCGAGCGGGTCGTCGACGAGGATATCGGCGAAGCGCTGCACTATCTGCAGACGGCGGTGCTGCGCGCGTCGCACATCATCGACGCGTTGTTGCGGCTGTCGCGCGTCGGGCGCGTCGAGTACCGGCAGCAGAAAGTCGAGGTGGCCGACATCGTGCCGCGCGTCGTCGATGCGATGCAGGGCTCGATTCGCGCGAAGCAGGCGCATGTCACCATCAACGAGCTGCCGGCGGTGTGGGGCGATCCGACCGCGCTCGAACAGGTGTTCGCGAATCTGATCGGCAACGCGGTCAATTATCTGGACCCGGCGCGTGAAGGCCGCATCGAGATCGGCACGACGGCGGCGCCGCCTGGCGTGCATTCGCTGCGGATCTTCTACGTGCGGGATAACGGGTTGGGGATTCCGGCGGTCGCCTTGCCGCGTCTGTTCAACGCGTTCCAGCGCCTGCACGGCAATTCGACCGCGGGCGAGGGCATCGGCCTCGCGCTTGTGCGGCGCATGGTGGAGCGGCACGGCGGGCGCGTGTGGGCGGAATCGAAAGAAGGTGTGGGCACGACGTTTTATCTGTCGTTGCCTGAAGCCGAAGGGCGTGTCGCGCAACCGGTCGAGCCGCGTAGCGCGCCGGCGGCGCCGCCCGGCATACATCTGATTCGCGATGCGCGCGAGCGGCCGGCGGATCTGGCGGGACGCGATCGGCCGGATCGGCAAGCGGCGTTGAACGGCGGGGCGACGACGCGTGTCGCCGAGGCCAGGACGGGGATCGGCGCGGGGTGA
- a CDS encoding dicarboxylate/amino acid:cation symporter: protein MKNRLTLYIFAGMVLGIVVGYVCHRSAGDVNQAKAIAAYFSVITDIFLRLVKMIIAPLVFATLVSGLAGMGGTSEVRRIGLRSVGWFLCASLLSLALGLLLANVLQPGAGLHMVQTSADVSTGLNTAGLNFKDFVTHAFPTSIVDAMARNDILQILVFSVLFGVVLSVLKADPRVAPLIAGVDALVPAMLKLTDYVMRLAPVGVFGALASAITLHGLDVLTTYGKLIGSFYVGLVLLWTLLIAFGHVFLGRSIWALLKAVREPAMLAFSTASSEAAYPSLSEKLEAFGVDKKVVGFTLPLGYAFNLDGSMMYQAFAAIFIAQAFGIDMPLGAQIMMLLVLMISSKGMAGVARGSVVVVAAVAPMFHLPASGVVLILAIDQILDMGRTATNVIGNSVATAVIAKWETQRAVKRATVVEDSAFARLRSEPK from the coding sequence ATGAAGAATCGCCTCACGCTCTATATCTTTGCCGGCATGGTGCTCGGCATTGTGGTCGGCTACGTGTGTCACCGGTCGGCCGGCGATGTTAATCAGGCAAAAGCCATTGCCGCGTATTTCTCGGTCATCACCGACATCTTTCTTCGCCTCGTGAAGATGATCATCGCGCCGCTCGTTTTCGCGACGCTGGTGTCGGGCCTCGCCGGCATGGGCGGAACGAGCGAGGTCCGGCGAATCGGCTTGCGCTCCGTCGGCTGGTTTCTGTGCGCTTCGCTGTTGTCGCTCGCGCTTGGGCTGCTGCTTGCCAACGTGCTTCAGCCGGGTGCGGGCTTGCATATGGTGCAGACCAGCGCCGATGTCAGCACGGGTCTGAACACCGCCGGTCTTAACTTCAAGGATTTCGTGACCCACGCGTTTCCGACCAGCATCGTCGACGCGATGGCCCGCAACGACATTCTGCAGATCCTCGTGTTCTCGGTGCTGTTCGGCGTCGTCCTGAGCGTGCTCAAGGCCGATCCGCGCGTTGCGCCGCTGATCGCCGGTGTGGATGCGCTCGTGCCCGCCATGCTGAAGCTGACGGACTACGTGATGCGTCTTGCGCCGGTTGGCGTATTTGGCGCGCTCGCCTCGGCGATCACGCTTCATGGGCTGGACGTGCTGACCACTTACGGCAAGCTGATCGGCAGTTTCTATGTCGGTCTGGTGCTGCTCTGGACCCTGCTGATCGCCTTCGGCCACGTCTTTCTCGGGCGCTCTATCTGGGCGCTGCTGAAGGCGGTTCGCGAGCCGGCGATGCTCGCATTTTCGACGGCCAGCAGCGAGGCCGCCTATCCTAGCCTCAGCGAAAAGCTCGAGGCGTTCGGCGTCGACAAGAAGGTGGTGGGTTTCACCTTGCCGCTCGGCTATGCGTTCAATCTGGATGGTTCGATGATGTACCAGGCGTTCGCCGCGATTTTCATCGCGCAGGCGTTCGGCATCGACATGCCGCTGGGCGCGCAGATCATGATGCTGCTCGTCCTGATGATCAGCAGCAAGGGGATGGCCGGTGTCGCGCGCGGCTCGGTGGTGGTCGTCGCGGCGGTGGCGCCGATGTTTCATCTACCGGCTTCCGGCGTCGTGCTGATTCTCGCGATCGACCAGATTCTCGATATGGGGCGAACGGCCACGAACGTGATCGGCAACAGCGTCGCGACGGCGGTCATCGCGAAGTGGGAAACCCAGCGTGCGGTCAAGCGCGCGACCGTGGTCGAGGACAGCGCGTTCGCCCGGCTGCGGAGCGAGCCGAAATGA
- a CDS encoding ammonium transporter, with amino-acid sequence MESLKSGSDTLFLLLGAAMVLAMHAGFAFLELGTVRKKNQVNALVKILVDFSVSTIAYFFIGYTIAYGVQFFGNAEALAAHNGYALVRFFFLLTFAAAIPAIVSGGIAERSKFNPQLFATFVLVGFVYPFFEGIAWNDRFGIQDWLTHVFGVPFHDFAGSVVVHAFGGWVALPAVLLLGARHGRYHRDGGIAAHPPSNIPFLALGAWVLAVGWFGFNVMSAQTLDKISGLVAVNSLMAMVGGTLTAWFAGRNDPGFTYNGPLAGLVAVCAGSDLMHPLGALVTGGIAGVLFVYMFTCVQNRWRIDDVLGVWPLHGLCGAWGGIAAGIFGLRALGGIGGVSFGAQLVGTLGGIAVATLGGTLVYGAIRLTVGLRLDQEEEYNGADLSIHRISATSE; translated from the coding sequence ATGGAAAGTCTGAAAAGCGGCAGCGATACCCTCTTCCTCCTGTTAGGCGCCGCGATGGTGCTGGCGATGCACGCGGGTTTCGCTTTTCTCGAACTCGGCACCGTGCGCAAGAAAAATCAGGTCAACGCGCTCGTGAAGATTCTGGTGGACTTTTCCGTCTCGACCATCGCGTACTTCTTCATCGGCTATACGATCGCGTACGGCGTGCAATTCTTCGGCAACGCCGAGGCGCTTGCCGCGCACAACGGCTACGCGCTGGTGCGCTTCTTCTTCCTGCTGACTTTCGCGGCGGCGATTCCGGCGATCGTGTCCGGCGGCATCGCCGAGCGCTCGAAATTCAACCCGCAGTTGTTCGCCACCTTCGTGCTGGTCGGCTTCGTCTATCCGTTCTTCGAAGGGATCGCGTGGAACGACCGCTTCGGCATTCAGGACTGGCTGACGCACGTGTTCGGCGTGCCGTTCCACGATTTCGCCGGCTCCGTCGTGGTGCACGCGTTCGGCGGCTGGGTCGCGTTGCCCGCCGTGTTGCTGCTCGGCGCCCGGCACGGCCGCTACCATCGTGATGGCGGGATCGCCGCGCATCCGCCGTCGAACATCCCGTTTCTCGCGTTGGGCGCGTGGGTACTGGCGGTCGGCTGGTTCGGCTTCAACGTGATGAGCGCGCAGACGCTCGACAAGATCAGCGGTCTGGTGGCGGTCAATTCGCTGATGGCGATGGTCGGCGGCACGCTGACCGCGTGGTTCGCGGGCCGCAACGATCCGGGCTTCACGTACAACGGGCCGCTGGCCGGACTCGTCGCGGTGTGCGCCGGGTCCGACCTGATGCATCCGCTCGGCGCGCTGGTGACGGGCGGCATCGCCGGGGTGCTGTTCGTTTATATGTTCACCTGCGTGCAGAACCGCTGGCGCATCGACGACGTGCTCGGCGTGTGGCCGCTGCACGGTCTATGCGGCGCGTGGGGCGGCATCGCGGCGGGGATTTTCGGGCTGCGGGCGCTGGGCGGGATCGGCGGCGTGTCGTTCGGCGCGCAACTGGTCGGCACGCTCGGCGGCATCGCGGTGGCGACGCTCGGCGGCACGCTGGTGTATGGCGCGATCCGCCTGACGGTCGGGCTGCGGCTCGATCAGGAAGAGGAATACAACGGCGCGGACCTGTCGATTCACCGGATTTCGGCGACCTCGGAATAA
- a CDS encoding NAD(P)-dependent oxidoreductase codes for MSKQLKIALFGATGMIGSRIAVEAARRGHQVTALVRNPARVPADVANLTAVQADLHDAASIAAAVRGHDVVASAYSPPKGDEAAVGTTSRALVDGVRAAGLKRLVVVGGAGSLEVAPGKQLVDTDGFPDAYKPVALAHRDALTYYRGVGDLDWTFFAPAALIAPGERTGTFRTGTDTLIADAGGNSRISAEDYAVAFVDALEQGRFVRQIATVAY; via the coding sequence ATGAGCAAGCAACTGAAGATCGCCTTGTTTGGCGCCACCGGCATGATCGGTTCGCGGATTGCCGTGGAAGCGGCGCGTCGCGGGCATCAGGTGACGGCGCTGGTGCGCAACCCGGCGCGCGTGCCGGCCGATGTCGCGAACCTCACGGCGGTGCAGGCCGATCTGCACGACGCCGCGAGCATTGCCGCGGCGGTGCGCGGGCACGACGTGGTGGCGAGCGCGTATTCGCCGCCGAAGGGTGACGAAGCGGCGGTGGGCACGACGAGCCGGGCGCTGGTCGATGGCGTGCGTGCGGCGGGGCTCAAGCGTCTCGTGGTGGTGGGTGGCGCGGGTTCGCTCGAAGTGGCGCCCGGCAAGCAACTGGTCGACACCGACGGTTTCCCCGACGCGTACAAGCCCGTCGCGCTTGCGCACCGCGATGCGCTGACGTATTACCGCGGCGTCGGCGATCTCGACTGGACCTTCTTCGCGCCGGCCGCGCTGATCGCGCCGGGCGAGCGCACCGGCACCTTCCGCACCGGCACCGACACGCTGATCGCCGATGCCGGCGGCAATAGCCGCATTTCGGCGGAAGACTACGCGGTTGCCTTCGTCGACGCGCTGGAGCAGGGGCGTTTCGTGCGCCAGATCGCCACGGTCGCGTATTGA
- a CDS encoding LysR substrate-binding domain-containing protein — MEIKWVEDFIALARYQSFSRAAEFRNVTQSGFSRRIQSLEQWVGADLIDRSSFPPVLTLAGRLFQEAAEDIIEKLFDTRAIIRTEQRMAGKGLQIAAGHTIALSFLPAWLKTLTAHFGEVRARVVPTNVHDSILMLVNGNCELMFAYHHPELPLHLDPARYQHLTVGVDTFMPVCRPNQRSGPAYRLPGTANRPLPLISYTETSYFGRCLALLLARAASTPALQLHYESDMAEVLKKLVLEGEGVAWLPRSSIVAELDSGALVPAGRAEWQLEVELRVYRDASNRSEFIENLWSHLRAASQPS, encoded by the coding sequence ATGGAAATCAAATGGGTTGAGGATTTCATCGCGCTTGCCCGATATCAGAGTTTTTCACGGGCAGCGGAATTTCGTAACGTGACCCAGTCGGGTTTCAGCCGGCGAATCCAGTCGCTCGAACAGTGGGTGGGCGCGGACCTCATCGACCGCAGCAGCTTTCCTCCGGTGCTGACGCTAGCGGGGCGGCTGTTTCAGGAGGCCGCCGAGGACATCATCGAGAAGCTGTTCGATACGCGCGCCATCATCCGGACCGAGCAGCGAATGGCCGGCAAGGGCCTGCAGATCGCGGCGGGCCACACCATCGCGCTCAGCTTCCTGCCGGCGTGGCTGAAGACGCTCACCGCCCATTTCGGCGAAGTGCGTGCCCGGGTCGTCCCGACGAACGTGCACGACTCGATCCTGATGCTCGTCAACGGCAACTGCGAACTGATGTTTGCCTACCATCATCCCGAGTTGCCGTTACACCTCGACCCCGCGCGATATCAGCATCTGACGGTCGGCGTGGATACCTTCATGCCGGTGTGCCGGCCCAATCAACGTTCGGGGCCCGCGTACCGGTTGCCTGGCACCGCCAACCGGCCGCTTCCTCTCATCTCCTATACCGAGACGAGTTACTTTGGCCGCTGCCTCGCGTTGCTGCTGGCGCGCGCCGCGTCGACGCCGGCGCTGCAACTCCATTACGAATCGGACATGGCCGAGGTGCTGAAGAAACTCGTGCTGGAGGGTGAGGGCGTCGCGTGGTTGCCGAGGAGCTCCATCGTTGCCGAACTGGACTCGGGCGCGCTGGTGCCGGCGGGGCGCGCCGAGTGGCAGCTTGAAGTCGAGCTTCGGGTGTACCGCGACGCGTCGAATCGCAGCGAGTTTATCGAGAACCTCTGGAGCCACCTTCGAGCGGCATCACAGCCGTCGTAG
- a CDS encoding Rrf2 family transcriptional regulator — protein sequence MNTSSRFAFAVHVLALLSLQDGVPLSSEMIAGSVNTNPALIRRLLTMLAEAGLTTSQLGAGGGALLARAPEQISLLEVYRAVDDAQLFALHREEPNPACMVGRHIQGVLRGIVDDAQRAMEASLGARTLADATADVVRAERQQERRRRTHGEVAKRG from the coding sequence GTGAATACGAGTAGCCGGTTTGCCTTTGCGGTGCACGTGCTCGCGCTGCTGTCGTTGCAGGACGGTGTGCCGCTGTCGTCGGAGATGATCGCGGGCAGCGTCAACACGAATCCCGCGCTGATCCGCCGGTTGTTGACCATGCTCGCGGAGGCGGGGCTCACCACGTCGCAACTCGGTGCGGGCGGCGGTGCGCTGCTCGCGCGCGCGCCGGAGCAGATCAGTCTGCTGGAGGTGTACCGCGCGGTGGACGACGCGCAACTGTTCGCGCTGCATCGCGAGGAGCCGAATCCGGCGTGCATGGTCGGGCGGCATATCCAGGGCGTGCTGCGCGGCATCGTCGACGATGCGCAGCGGGCCATGGAAGCGTCGCTCGGCGCGCGCACGCTGGCCGATGCGACGGCGGACGTGGTGCGGGCCGAACGGCAGCAGGAACGCAGGCGGCGCACGCACGGCGAGGTGGCGAAGCGAGGCTAG
- the crcB gene encoding fluoride efflux transporter CrcB, with the protein MYWSILAVGIGGALGSLFRWILGIRLNGLFSGLPLGTFAANVIAGYVIGVAVAGFARAPQIAPEWRLFVITGLMGGLSTFSTFSAEVVQRLQDGRLGWAAGEIAIHVGASLLMTVLGIATVSLVAR; encoded by the coding sequence ATGTATTGGTCCATTCTTGCCGTCGGCATTGGCGGCGCACTCGGTTCCCTGTTCCGCTGGATCCTCGGCATCCGCCTGAACGGACTATTCTCCGGCTTGCCGCTCGGCACCTTCGCCGCCAACGTGATTGCCGGCTACGTGATCGGCGTGGCGGTCGCCGGCTTCGCACGGGCGCCGCAGATCGCGCCGGAATGGCGGCTTTTCGTCATCACGGGCTTGATGGGCGGCTTGTCCACCTTCTCGACGTTTTCGGCGGAAGTCGTGCAGCGTCTGCAGGACGGACGGCTCGGCTGGGCGGCCGGCGAAATCGCGATTCATGTCGGCGCGTCGCTGCTGATGACGGTGCTCGGCATCGCGACCGTTTCGCTGGTCGCGCGCTGA